Below is a window of Rhodopseudomonas sp. P2A-2r DNA.
GCTCGTTTAGTTTGCAACGATGAAGCTTGGATTTGAAGAACCTCAATCCGCCTATTCGAGCAGTTCACAAAATGCGCGCTCGTGGACCGAGGCCTGGGTTAGCGCGTGGGCTTACTGCCCACACTGCGGAAATGCCAAAGTTTCACAATTTCCGAACAACAGCCCTCTCGCGGATTTCTTCTGCACTTCATGCGATGAGGAATTCGAGCTTAAGAGTCAGAAAGGAAAATTCGGCAAGCGCGTTGTTGACGGCGCATTTAAGACCAAGGTCGAACGGCTTTCTGCGAGCAACAATCCCAAATTGCTTCTAATGAACTACGATCTGAAATCGCTTGCGGTCGTCAATCTGTTCATCATCCCGAAGCACTTTTTCGTCCGAGATACCATCGAGGAACGAAAGCCGTTAGCCGCCACTGCTCGGCGTGCTGGATGGATCGGATCGAACATCTTGCTCGGCCACGTGCCCGACACCGGCAAAATTCAAATTATCCGGGACGGCGTTATTCGCCCGAAAGACCTCGTGCTTAAGGAATGGCAGAAGACGCTCTTTCTCAGAGAAGAGTCGCTCGAATCTCGCGGATGGTTGCTAGACGTTATGAAATGCGTTGAAGCGCTGGGCAAGCCGGAGTTCACGCTCGACGATGTCTATGCGTTCGAACAGCATCTTAGCCATCGCTATCCCGACAACCAGAATGTTCGGCCGAAGATACGCCAGCAACTTCAATATCTCAGGGATCGTGGATTCGTTGAATTTGTCTCTCGAGGCAGTTATCGTCTGAGCAAATAGGAGCCGCGCCATGGCTTGGTTTCTCAATCACTATAAGTGCGAACGCGGCAAGCGCCGGTGGGCTGACGAATGGTCTTGCATGTGCGACGATGAATGTCCGCATTGTGGCGCCCGGTACATGACGCCCCACACCAGCGAAGACCTCACCACCCTGATTGAACAGGAAGGATCGAATTTCGTAGTCCGCTGGTCGCCCGAGACGGCGGAACACGATCCGGATTATCGGGTGCTCGGATACTTCCCGACCGAGCAGGAGGCGATCGCGTTTCTGTCTGCAGACTGACTTTTCACCATCCACATCTCGACAATATTCCTACAAGACTATATACCCCCCGTCGTCCTGCTCAAGAGGGGCGCTTCTCGAGGGCGCTCGTTGAGTGGAGCGGGATGCGGCGCCTGCGGGCGGGGTTCGCAGCCCTGCACTCGGGAGGCCGGGGGTCGCCGTCCGGGCCCACTACGGGGCTCTGCCTTCAATGGCCGGACGGGTGCGGGTGAAGGCGGGGAAATCCCGCCGGATCGATTGGCAGCTCCAACCCGCAAGGGGGCGAGCACAGTGCCTCCCGTACCCGGAAGCACGGTCCTCCGGACAGAAATCGCCGCCAGTCGCAGTCGCAGACTGCGTAAACTTGTCTGCGGGCCGCGCCGAAAGGCGCGCGCGCGCCGGGATGCGGCCATCGCAGGCCGCAGCGCGGAGCGCCACTGCTACAGTTCGCGCCTTTCGGCGCGCCGTCCCCCTCGTTGGGCGAGGGGCCGTCGGGAAAGGCGGTTTTGCGCGGCGGCGCGAAACCGACGGCGCGTGGGCGAAGCGAACCGACGCCGCCGGGATGTTTGACAATTGAATCGGAATGGCGAGGCAACGCACGCAGGCGCGACACACGCCGCTGTCATCGCCCGCGAAAGCGGGCGGCCCAGTAACCGACGGCGACCGTGATGAAACGCGGGCACCTGCGTGTACTGGGTCCCCGCATAGGCGGGGACGACAGGTGGAGCTGCCTACACCCGCTCGATGATGATCGCCGGCGCCATGCCGCCGGCGGCGCACATGGTCACCAGGCCGCGCTTCAGGTTGCGGCGCTCGAGTTCGTCGAGCACGGTGCCGATCAGGATCGCCCCTGTCGCGCCGATGGGATGGCCAAGCGCGATGGAGCCGCCGTTGACGTTGACCTTGGCGCGGTCGAGCTTGAGGTCGCGGATGAACTTTTCAGCCACAACGGCAAAGGCCTCGTTGATCTCCCAGAGGTCGATGTCATCGACAGTCAGCCCGGCTTTTGCGAGCACTTTTCGCGCAGCAGGGACCGGTGCGTTCAACATCAAGGTCGGGTCGTCGCCGATATTGGCCATGGCCACGATGCGCGCGCGCGGCTTCAGGCCGTGCTTGTCGGCATAGTCCTTGGAGGTCAGCAGCAAGGCTGCGGCGCCGTCGACCACGCCCGACGAATTGCCGGCGTGATGAAAGTGCTCGATCTTGAGGTCGGGATATTTCTGGTTGATCTGCTTGCGATAGGTCGTGCCGTCCGCATCCAGCGGATGATCGGCAATGGCGGCGAAGGCCGGCTTCAGGCCGGCGAGGCCTTCGGCTGTGGTGTTGGGCCGCGGGAATTCATCCTTCGCCAGAACCACATTGCCTTCATCGTCCTTCACCGGAATGAGGCTCTTGTCGAAGCGCCCTTCGGCGATGGCGACCGCGGCGCGGCGCTGGCTCTCCAGGCCGAGTGCATCGAGCGCTTCCCGCGAAATGCCTTCCATGGAGGCGATGGCGTCGCCGCAGATGCCCTGATGCGACTGCGGATGCACCTGCGCGAGCCGCTTGTTGCCCGAGCCCATGCCGAGCGGCGGCTTGCCGGCGGCCATGTCCTCGGCGGCCATCGCTCCCGTGAGCGACATCATCTCGGTGCCGCCGGCGATCACCACATCTTCCATGCCGCTCATGATCTGCGCCGCCGCGAAGTTCACTGCGGTGATACCGCCGCCGCAGAACCGGTCCAGCGTCGTGCCGGACGCCTTGATATCGTAGCCGGCGTCGAGCGCGGCCATGCGGCCAAGGTCGCCGCCCTGCTTGCCGCGCTGGGTCGAGGTCGACCAGATGACGTCGTCGACATCCGCGGTATTGAGGTGGTTGCGCTCGGCGATGGCCTTGAGCACGGTAGCCGCGAGATGCTGCGGATGATGCTCGGCGAGCGCGCCCTTGCCGACCTTGCCGATGCCGCGCGGCGTGCGGACTGCGTCGATGATATAGGCGTCGGCCATGATGATCTCCCGAAGTGTTTTTGATATTTTTACGGTCGCGAGATTGGCCGACGCGGGCGCGAAGTCAAGCCTGACCGGCCACAGCGCAACTTCGCGTGGCGGAATATCCGCGCCGCCACCCGGCGCTATTTCTCGGCCGGCGCGACGTCGGCGACCTGCCCGCTGCGTGCCAGCGCCGCGGCGACGAAGCCCGACGCCTTCATCTCCTCAACAAAGGCCGCGAGATAGGCCGCGCCGGCCGCGCGCGGCTGGCCGTCAACGCGGGGCATCCCCATGGCCTGCTTGATCTCCTGGAAATGACCGGACATCACCCGCATCTCCGGGTGGTCCTTGGCATAGGCGTCGAGCTGCTGGCGGACGCCGGCAGCGACGTCGAGCTTCTCGTCGAGAAACTTCCGGATCATCGCCGTGCCGCCGCCCACCTCCGCGCGCAGCACCGTGGCGCTCTTGATGGTGCGGGTCAGGTACAGATCGTAGGCCGAGCCGAGGCCGACGGCGATTTTGATGCCGGGCTTGTCGACGTCGCCGACATACTGCAACGGCGAATCCTGCCGCACCATGTAGGTGCCCTCGATGATCACATAGGGCGCGGTGAACGTGATTTCGGCCGCGCGCGCCGGCTCGATCGCCATAAAGCCGATGTCCCAGACCCCGGCCTTGGCGCCCTCGAAGACCTTTCCCGCGGCCTCATAGGGCACGAAGGCGACCGGCACGCCGAGCCGCTTCGCAAGCTCGGTGGCGAGATCGACAGAGACGCCGCGCGGCGCGCCGCCCTCGCCCTTCTGCGCCAGCACGCTGTTGCCGAAATTGATCGCAGCGCGCAGCTGTCCGGTCGGCGCGAGATCGCGCAGCACCTCCGCCGACGGCGCCGGCTGGGCGAAGGCCGGAGTTGCGGCGGCAACAAACAGCATGGCAATCCATCGCAATGAACGCATGGCAAGACCTCTGACTCAGGCGGCGACCTTGCCTGCAATATCATCGCGCAACAATGCGCCTTTGCCGGCGCCGCTGCGCGTCGGACGATCGACCGGATCCGCTGCTCGCCGCCGCCGGCTGCAGCGGGAGAAATCGTCGCAAAAGGTACTCTGATGAGCCGAGAGGTTGCCGACGGACGCGAGCGCCCCGCCGCCGCGTACCGCCGTCAATGGAAGCTTAATGCACCTTCCGTAGGTTGACGGGCGTTCATTTGCACTCAATTCTTAACCGACGGTAATTTCATGAAAATCGGTACCTTGCTGACCATCGCCATCGCCTCTCTGTCGGCCGCCGGCGGCGGGCTTGCGGTCTATGTCGCCGCGAGCCGTTACGAGACGATGGACAAGATTTCCAACGCGCAGGGGCGCCTCGAACTGGTTCGTACCGTCGGCGACATCCCGCGCTATCTCAATCCGGAACGCGGCTTCTCCACGAACATCCTGTACGGCCCCGCCGCGGTCGATCCGAAGGCGCGCGCGGAGCAGGACAAGTACCGCAAGCAGACCGACGGTGCCGTCGACAAGATGAACCGGCTCAGGACCACATCGCTCGGCGCGTTCGACGACAGCGCCGAGATTGCCGGCAAGATCGATGCGCTGAACGCTCAGTTCAAGGCGCTGCGCGCGGCCATCGACAAAGCGATCGAAGGCCCGGCGGAGGCCCGCCGCGATGCGGCCAAGAAGATCGTCGCCGACAACTCGATCTTCAACACCGCAGTCACCGCCCTGCTTGCCGAGCAGGTCCGCAAGATGGCTTCGCTGAACGGCGAGGCCTATCGCCAGGCAACCTACGCCAACGTCGCATGGACGCTGCGCGACATCGGCGGCCTCAATTCCAGCCTGCACAAGAATCTCGTCGGCGCCAACCGTGTGGCGACCGAGCAGGAGCGCCTGGACATTGCCCGCTCCCAGGGTGCCGCCGATCAGATCCAGGCCTCGCTGCTCGAACTGCGCGGCAATCCCGCGACACCGGCCAATGTCGCGGCCGCGCTCAACAAGATGCAGGAAGTCTTCGTCGAACGCTTCGGTAAGGAGCTGAAGCTGGTCAAGGCCGGCGCCGTCAGCGGCAAATACGAACATGACGTCGACACCTATTTCGCCGAAACGCAGCTCGGTCTTGGCACCGTGATCGGTGTACGCGACGCCTTCTACGACAACGCCGAGCAACTGCTGACCGCGGCCTATGGCAGCGCGCGTACGAGCTTCATCATCGCCCTGCTGGTGCTCGCAGCCGTCGTGGCCGCCAGTGCCGGCCTGATCGTGATGGTCCGGCGCCGGATCTGCCAGCCGATCGTCGACATCACCGCCGCCATGTCGCGCATTGCCGGCGGCGACGCGTCCGGCGACATCCCGGCCAGCAATCGCCGCGACGAGATCGGCGCGATGGCCGCCGCGGTCCAGGTCTTCAAGGACAACATGCTCACCGCCGCCCGTCTGTCCACCGAGCAGGCGGCGGAGAACGACGCCAAGATGCGCCGCGCGCAACTGATCGACGACCTGACCCGCTCGTTCGAGTCGCGTATCGGCGAGCTGGTGGGCGGGCTGTCGTCGTCGTCGTCAACGATGGAAAACGCCGCGCGCTCCATGTCCTCGACGGCATCGACCACCAACCGGCAGGCGGGCGTCGTCGCCGAAGCCTCCGAACAGACATCGTCGAACGTCCAGATGGTGGCCAGCGCCACCGAGGAACTGACGTCCTCCATTTCCGAAATCAGCCGTCAGGTCGCGCAATCCGCGCAGATCTCGGCCCGCGCGGTCGAGGACGCGCGCCGCACCGGCGACACCGCCCAGTCGCTCGCCGCCGGCGCGCAGAAGATCGGCGATGTGGTCACGCTGATCCAGAACATCGCCGCGCAGACCAACCTGCTGGCGCTCAACGCCACCATCGAGGCGGCCCGCGCCGGCGAGGCCGGGCGCGGCTTCGCCGTCGTCGCTTCGGAAGTGAAGTCGCTGGCCGGGCAGACCGCACAGGCCACCACCGAGAT
It encodes the following:
- a CDS encoding methyl-accepting chemotaxis protein — its product is MKIGTLLTIAIASLSAAGGGLAVYVAASRYETMDKISNAQGRLELVRTVGDIPRYLNPERGFSTNILYGPAAVDPKARAEQDKYRKQTDGAVDKMNRLRTTSLGAFDDSAEIAGKIDALNAQFKALRAAIDKAIEGPAEARRDAAKKIVADNSIFNTAVTALLAEQVRKMASLNGEAYRQATYANVAWTLRDIGGLNSSLHKNLVGANRVATEQERLDIARSQGAADQIQASLLELRGNPATPANVAAALNKMQEVFVERFGKELKLVKAGAVSGKYEHDVDTYFAETQLGLGTVIGVRDAFYDNAEQLLTAAYGSARTSFIIALLVLAAVVAASAGLIVMVRRRICQPIVDITAAMSRIAGGDASGDIPASNRRDEIGAMAAAVQVFKDNMLTAARLSTEQAAENDAKMRRAQLIDDLTRSFESRIGELVGGLSSSSSTMENAARSMSSTASTTNRQAGVVAEASEQTSSNVQMVASATEELTSSISEISRQVAQSAQISARAVEDARRTGDTAQSLAAGAQKIGDVVTLIQNIAAQTNLLALNATIEAARAGEAGRGFAVVASEVKSLAGQTAQATTEISAQVAAIQGASDETVAAIRNVVNVIAEIEQIGSAIAAAIEQQGSATKEIARNVQEAAHGTQNVTANISDVQQAANDTGAAASQVLGAAEQLSRQSTDLASQVNIFLADVRAA
- a CDS encoding transporter substrate-binding domain-containing protein: MLFVAAATPAFAQPAPSAEVLRDLAPTGQLRAAINFGNSVLAQKGEGGAPRGVSVDLATELAKRLGVPVAFVPYEAAGKVFEGAKAGVWDIGFMAIEPARAAEITFTAPYVIIEGTYMVRQDSPLQYVGDVDKPGIKIAVGLGSAYDLYLTRTIKSATVLRAEVGGGTAMIRKFLDEKLDVAAGVRQQLDAYAKDHPEMRVMSGHFQEIKQAMGMPRVDGQPRAAGAAYLAAFVEEMKASGFVAAALARSGQVADVAPAEK
- a CDS encoding DpnI domain-containing protein — encoded protein: MKLGFEEPQSAYSSSSQNARSWTEAWVSAWAYCPHCGNAKVSQFPNNSPLADFFCTSCDEEFELKSQKGKFGKRVVDGAFKTKVERLSASNNPKLLLMNYDLKSLAVVNLFIIPKHFFVRDTIEERKPLAATARRAGWIGSNILLGHVPDTGKIQIIRDGVIRPKDLVLKEWQKTLFLREESLESRGWLLDVMKCVEALGKPEFTLDDVYAFEQHLSHRYPDNQNVRPKIRQQLQYLRDRGFVEFVSRGSYRLSK
- a CDS encoding acetyl-CoA C-acetyltransferase, with translation MADAYIIDAVRTPRGIGKVGKGALAEHHPQHLAATVLKAIAERNHLNTADVDDVIWSTSTQRGKQGGDLGRMAALDAGYDIKASGTTLDRFCGGGITAVNFAAAQIMSGMEDVVIAGGTEMMSLTGAMAAEDMAAGKPPLGMGSGNKRLAQVHPQSHQGICGDAIASMEGISREALDALGLESQRRAAVAIAEGRFDKSLIPVKDDEGNVVLAKDEFPRPNTTAEGLAGLKPAFAAIADHPLDADGTTYRKQINQKYPDLKIEHFHHAGNSSGVVDGAAALLLTSKDYADKHGLKPRARIVAMANIGDDPTLMLNAPVPAARKVLAKAGLTVDDIDLWEINEAFAVVAEKFIRDLKLDRAKVNVNGGSIALGHPIGATGAILIGTVLDELERRNLKRGLVTMCAAGGMAPAIIIERV